One window of Desulfarculus baarsii DSM 2075 genomic DNA carries:
- a CDS encoding PAS domain-containing sensor histidine kinase — protein sequence MAEQDNARAAMAELIFQALPTPTLVLNEHMVVQDVNRAFLTRYDLGRADVLGRRCFEVFHSQSLPCPPSRCRFRAAMSGHTGQSVIHEFVGLDGQAVIEEVALSPLVDERGRVIGVIETIRDVTKAKLMENALIHANEFLNRVMDSMVDAVVVADLKGKVLLSNHQALKILEIPPGDEITNHRLQDFCPLEELRRLRKSLDQGGGRAEAVRTFLTNGQGQRVPVLVNSAVVTREGKPVATVGVFHDLRHQIQLERHLSEARLQVVQSDKLARLGQLAAGVAHELNNPLTGITIYAELVKESLPPDSPLQDDMTNIVEDAQRCRDIVKDLLDYSRQTTVRVEDLDLNQVIEDAFNLIRDDALFLHVDVVRDYHKGPLTLEGDEKLLRQVFINLLSNAIDAMAGRGRLTVRTGLDGQGMRWAEISDTGPGIAPEHLDRIFDPFFTTKAPGKGTGLGLSVVYGVVSRAGGAVEVKNTGPNGTTFKVSLPEKADQSLKAFAEVYMTNPSGDVAP from the coding sequence ATGGCCGAGCAAGATAATGCCCGCGCGGCCATGGCCGAACTGATTTTTCAGGCCTTGCCCACGCCCACGTTGGTGTTGAATGAGCATATGGTCGTACAGGACGTCAACCGCGCCTTTTTGACCCGCTACGACCTGGGCCGCGCCGACGTGCTGGGCCGGCGTTGCTTCGAGGTCTTCCACAGCCAGTCCCTGCCCTGCCCACCCTCGCGCTGCCGCTTTCGGGCGGCCATGAGCGGCCACACCGGCCAGAGCGTGATCCACGAGTTCGTCGGCCTCGACGGCCAAGCCGTCATCGAGGAGGTGGCCCTCTCGCCGCTGGTTGACGAACGCGGCCGCGTCATCGGCGTCATCGAGACCATCCGCGACGTGACCAAGGCCAAGCTGATGGAAAACGCGCTCATCCACGCCAACGAGTTCTTGAACCGTGTGATGGACTCGATGGTCGACGCGGTGGTGGTGGCCGACCTCAAGGGCAAGGTTTTGCTAAGCAATCATCAAGCCCTGAAAATTCTGGAAATTCCACCCGGCGACGAGATCACCAACCACCGCCTGCAGGATTTCTGCCCCCTGGAAGAACTGCGCCGCCTGCGCAAGAGCCTCGACCAGGGCGGCGGCCGGGCCGAGGCCGTACGCACGTTTTTGACCAACGGTCAGGGTCAGCGCGTGCCGGTGTTGGTCAACTCGGCGGTGGTCACGCGCGAGGGCAAGCCCGTGGCCACGGTGGGCGTCTTCCACGACTTGCGCCACCAGATCCAACTGGAGCGCCACCTCAGCGAGGCCCGCTTGCAAGTGGTGCAATCGGACAAGCTGGCCCGCCTGGGCCAACTGGCCGCCGGCGTGGCCCATGAGCTCAACAACCCCCTCACCGGCATCACCATCTATGCCGAGTTGGTCAAGGAAAGCCTGCCGCCCGACAGCCCCCTGCAGGACGACATGACCAACATTGTCGAAGACGCCCAGCGCTGCCGCGACATCGTCAAGGACTTGCTGGACTACAGCCGCCAGACCACCGTGCGCGTCGAGGACCTGGACCTCAACCAGGTCATCGAGGACGCCTTCAATCTCATCCGCGACGACGCGCTGTTTCTGCACGTGGACGTGGTGCGCGACTATCACAAGGGCCCCCTGACCCTGGAGGGCGACGAAAAGCTGTTGCGCCAGGTGTTCATCAACCTGCTCTCCAACGCCATCGACGCCATGGCCGGTCGAGGCCGCCTGACCGTGCGCACCGGCTTGGACGGCCAGGGCATGCGCTGGGCCGAGATCTCCGACACCGGCCCGGGCATCGCCCCCGAACACCTCGACCGCATCTTCGACCCGTTTTTCACCACCAAGGCCCCTGGCAAGGGCACCGGCCTGGGCCTGAGCGTGGTCTACGGCGTGGTCAGCCGGGCCGGTGGCGCGGTGGAGGTCAAGAACACCGGCCCCAACGGCACGACATTCAAGGTCAGCCTGCCCGAAAAGGCCGACCAATCCTTGAAGGCCTTCGCCGAAGTCTACATGACCAACCCCAGCGGAGACGTAGCGCCGTGA
- a CDS encoding transketolase family protein has product MALEGVREALGDFFINCGVAEQNMVSVAAGLARGGFSVYVYSIAPFCYARPFEQIRNDLGGLPVCLVGNGGGFGYGVMGPSHHALEDCSAMSCLGLRVLVPAFDDDIPAMLESVNSPTYLRLGRDERPSGSQAPGYAPWRPLLEGRAGVLVALGPLAGLAWGCLARFEPAARPSLWAVTEFPLEPLPEPLCEAIAKGQPLGVLEEHVAHGGLGMQLTHCLASRGVWPRRFVHRHALRYPSGTYGSQGFHRAECGLDAAGLEDMIARMSA; this is encoded by the coding sequence ATGGCCCTTGAAGGCGTGCGCGAGGCGCTGGGCGATTTTTTCATAAACTGCGGCGTTGCCGAGCAAAACATGGTGTCGGTGGCGGCGGGGCTGGCGCGGGGCGGTTTTTCCGTTTACGTATACAGCATTGCTCCATTTTGTTATGCCCGGCCCTTCGAGCAAATCCGCAACGACCTTGGCGGCCTGCCGGTTTGCCTGGTCGGCAATGGCGGTGGTTTTGGTTATGGGGTCATGGGGCCAAGTCATCACGCCCTCGAAGACTGCTCGGCCATGTCTTGCCTGGGGCTGCGCGTGCTGGTCCCGGCCTTTGACGACGATATCCCGGCCATGCTCGAGTCCGTCAACTCGCCGACATACCTGCGGCTGGGGCGAGATGAACGGCCAAGCGGCAGTCAGGCCCCCGGCTACGCCCCCTGGCGTCCGTTGCTGGAAGGACGAGCGGGCGTCCTGGTGGCGCTGGGCCCCCTGGCCGGGCTGGCCTGGGGATGCCTCGCCCGGTTTGAACCAGCGGCGCGCCCATCTCTGTGGGCGGTGACGGAGTTTCCTTTGGAGCCTCTGCCCGAACCGCTTTGCGAGGCCATCGCCAAAGGCCAGCCCCTTGGCGTGCTGGAAGAGCACGTGGCCCACGGCGGTCTGGGCATGCAACTGACCCATTGCCTGGCCAGCCGGGGTGTATGGCCGCGTCGTTTCGTGCACCGGCATGCCCTGCGCTATCCTTCGGGCACATACGGCTCCCAAGGTTTCCACCGGGCGGAATGTGGCCTGGACGCGGCGGGGCTTGAAGACATGATCGCGCGGATGTCGGCCTAA
- a CDS encoding hydrogenase iron-sulfur subunit has protein sequence MASFEPIIVAFACEYCAYTAADMAGIQRLSYPANVNVIKVPCTGKVDVLHIMRALQKGADGVLVAGCLDGDCHFKKGNNRAAKRVEYVQKTLNDIGIGGERVQMAYMSAGQGNVFASVATEFTEKIRALGPNPIKGGAQKAAA, from the coding sequence ATGGCTAGCTTCGAACCAATCATCGTGGCCTTTGCCTGCGAATACTGCGCCTACACGGCCGCGGACATGGCCGGCATCCAGCGGCTGAGCTATCCGGCCAACGTCAATGTGATAAAAGTCCCCTGCACCGGCAAGGTCGATGTGCTGCACATCATGCGCGCCCTGCAAAAAGGCGCCGACGGCGTGCTGGTGGCCGGCTGCCTGGACGGCGATTGCCACTTCAAAAAGGGCAACAACCGGGCGGCCAAGCGGGTGGAGTACGTCCAGAAGACTTTGAACGACATCGGCATAGGCGGCGAGCGGGTCCAGATGGCCTACATGTCCGCCGGTCAAGGCAACGTGTTCGCCAGCGTGGCGACTGAGTTTACAGAAAAGATACGCGCGCTGGGGCCCAACCCAATCAAGGGCGGCGCCCAAAAAGCCGCGGCCTAA
- a CDS encoding response regulator transcription factor codes for MAEPRYVLIVDDDPDLVEAVAMNLEARGFAVGKAYDGVEAWDSIKSKRPDLVVLDVMMPRKNGYEVCEELKNDNDYKDIPVILLTAVGSAVPSTAYTHQDGMKVLADDYVPKPVDLDKLAQMVAELI; via the coding sequence ATGGCCGAGCCAAGATACGTCCTAATCGTAGACGATGATCCGGATCTGGTGGAGGCCGTGGCCATGAACCTTGAAGCTCGCGGGTTTGCCGTGGGCAAGGCCTACGACGGCGTCGAGGCCTGGGACAGCATCAAAAGCAAGCGGCCCGACTTGGTTGTGCTGGATGTGATGATGCCCCGCAAGAATGGCTACGAGGTCTGCGAAGAGCTGAAAAACGACAACGATTACAAGGATATCCCGGTGATACTCCTCACCGCGGTTGGTTCGGCCGTCCCGTCCACGGCCTATACGCACCAGGACGGCATGAAGGTTTTGGCCGATGATTACGTGCCCAAACCGGTCGACCTGGACAAACTGGCCCAGATGGTCGCCGAGCTGATCTAG
- a CDS encoding methylenetetrahydrofolate reductase C-terminal domain-containing protein: MIVAERKPIEEIMAYVAPFNKILLLGCNECVTVCYAGGRKEVGILASALQMAFLKDGKKLEIDELTLERQCDPEYVEEIAKVAEKYDAICSMACGCGVQTVAGRYMDKPVFPMVNTSFMGASERQGVWAERCQGCGDCVLAYTGGICPVARCSKRIFNGPCGGSTKGSCEINPQVPCGWQLIWDRLTALGRTDLYEKIMPAKDWRTARDGGPRKIVREDLLS; encoded by the coding sequence ATGATCGTAGCTGAACGTAAGCCCATTGAAGAGATCATGGCCTACGTTGCGCCCTTCAACAAAATATTGTTGTTGGGCTGCAACGAGTGCGTCACCGTGTGTTACGCCGGTGGGCGCAAGGAAGTCGGCATCTTGGCTTCGGCCTTGCAGATGGCCTTCCTGAAAGATGGCAAGAAACTGGAAATCGACGAGTTGACCCTCGAGCGTCAGTGCGACCCCGAGTACGTCGAGGAAATCGCCAAGGTGGCCGAGAAGTACGACGCCATCTGCTCCATGGCCTGTGGCTGTGGCGTGCAGACCGTGGCCGGCCGCTACATGGACAAGCCGGTTTTCCCGATGGTCAACACCTCGTTCATGGGCGCCAGCGAGCGTCAGGGCGTCTGGGCCGAGCGCTGCCAGGGTTGCGGCGACTGCGTGCTGGCCTACACCGGCGGCATCTGCCCGGTGGCCCGCTGCTCCAAGCGCATCTTCAACGGCCCCTGTGGCGGCTCCACCAAGGGCAGTTGTGAAATCAACCCCCAGGTGCCCTGTGGCTGGCAGTTGATTTGGGACCGTCTGACCGCCCTGGGCCGCACCGATCTTTACGAAAAGATCATGCCGGCCAAGGATTGGCGCACTGCCCGTGACGGTGGACCTCGCAAGATCGTTAGAGAGGACTTGTTGTCATGA
- a CDS encoding NAD-dependent epimerase/dehydratase family protein → MTFTDERTAAGMQSIDRLVASLPGPILVIGASGFIGGNLFRALLARREDVIGTVFSGSP, encoded by the coding sequence ATGACTTTTACGGACGAAAGGACCGCCGCCGGCATGCAATCCATAGACAGGCTGGTCGCCAGCCTTCCAGGACCAATCTTGGTGATTGGCGCCAGCGGTTTCATTGGCGGCAATCTGTTCCGCGCCCTGCTTGCGCGCAGGGAGGACGTCATCGGGACGGTGTTTTCCGGCAGCCCGTGA
- a CDS encoding methylenetetrahydrofolate reductase — protein sequence MKSESNLEKVLAAGHFAVTGELGPPRGADIEAVKKKASHLVGKVDAVNITDNQTAMVRMASWATSLVAKQLGLEPNYQMVCRDRNRIAMQSDILGAAALGINTILSLSGDHPSFGDHPQSSNVHDLDSMQLIQMIKCMRDEGKFMGGAEIKGAPKMFIGAAANPFGDPNELRVMRLAKKIAAGADFIQTQCIYNMDKFRAYMTKAHDLGLTEKCYILAGLTPLKSGGMAKYMATKVPGMEVPDDLVKRVASAPKEAQAEEGIKILLEQIEQVKEIPGVAGIHLMAIEWEHRVPEITERAGLLPRPTV from the coding sequence ATGAAAAGTGAAAGCAATCTCGAAAAAGTCCTGGCAGCTGGCCATTTTGCGGTAACCGGCGAGCTTGGTCCGCCCCGTGGCGCCGACATTGAAGCCGTCAAGAAAAAGGCCTCCCACCTGGTGGGCAAAGTCGACGCGGTCAACATCACCGACAACCAGACGGCCATGGTCCGCATGGCTTCGTGGGCCACTTCGCTTGTCGCCAAGCAGTTGGGCCTGGAGCCCAACTACCAGATGGTCTGTCGTGACCGCAACCGTATCGCCATGCAGTCGGACATCCTGGGCGCGGCCGCCCTGGGCATCAACACCATCCTCAGCCTCAGCGGCGACCACCCCAGCTTCGGCGATCATCCCCAGTCGTCCAACGTCCACGACCTGGACTCCATGCAGTTGATCCAAATGATCAAATGCATGCGCGACGAAGGCAAGTTCATGGGCGGGGCCGAGATCAAGGGCGCGCCCAAGATGTTCATTGGCGCCGCCGCCAACCCCTTCGGCGACCCCAACGAGCTGCGCGTCATGCGCCTGGCCAAAAAGATCGCCGCCGGAGCGGACTTCATCCAGACCCAGTGCATCTACAACATGGACAAGTTCCGCGCCTACATGACCAAAGCCCACGACCTGGGCCTGACCGAAAAATGCTACATCCTGGCCGGCCTGACCCCGCTGAAGTCCGGCGGCATGGCCAAGTACATGGCCACCAAGGTGCCGGGCATGGAAGTGCCCGACGATCTGGTCAAGCGCGTGGCCAGCGCGCCCAAGGAGGCCCAGGCCGAAGAGGGCATCAAGATCCTGCTGGAGCAGATCGAACAGGTGAAGGAAATCCCCGGCGTCGCAGGCATTCATCTTATGGCAATCGAGTGGGAGCACCGCGTACCTGAGATCACCGAACGGGCCGGCTTGTTGCCGCGTCCCACGGTTTAA
- a CDS encoding ATP-binding response regulator has product MSPDSPYRILVVDDEERIRQAVRRVLETMGMVVMEAANGREGLERIADYKPDLVLVDLMMPVMDGMEMIGRARKSHASLAFVVITGYATLEKAVEAMKQGADDFLAKPFKPQELRLVIERVLKRVATLQDMAIEKSRTRVLVESMTNGVLVIDTERRVVLMNPALRRLARWDEGEVLGRDLEEALPCPAVAQALSEVLAGQGDQDGQSVSCQITLGLAEEPMHLQVTCSPFLDSRGRLVGALAVFDDVTALRRLDELKSEYVSTVAHEIASPLSSVLSQLQNLSQGLAGELNERQGQIVRRARLRIEGIINLSKDLLDLSKIEAGAMGQAEERLAVGPILEEAVDIMRAKAADKAQSLTLEMAAELPRVAGVQRELQEVFVNLISNAVRYTPQGGRIDVRATAQDGWVRVDVSDNGFGVPIEDQEKIFQRFYRVKDANTRNIIGTGLGLPIVKRVVEAMGGNVRLRSKPGQGSTFSVLLPAVG; this is encoded by the coding sequence GTGAGCCCCGATAGCCCATATCGCATTTTGGTGGTCGACGACGAGGAACGCATCAGGCAGGCCGTGCGCCGGGTGCTCGAGACCATGGGCATGGTCGTGATGGAGGCGGCCAACGGCCGCGAGGGCCTGGAGCGCATCGCCGACTACAAGCCCGACCTGGTGCTGGTGGACCTGATGATGCCGGTGATGGATGGCATGGAGATGATCGGCCGGGCGCGCAAAAGCCACGCCTCCCTGGCCTTCGTGGTTATCACCGGCTACGCCACCCTGGAAAAGGCCGTGGAGGCCATGAAACAGGGGGCCGACGATTTTCTGGCCAAGCCCTTCAAACCCCAGGAACTGCGCCTGGTCATCGAGCGGGTGCTCAAACGAGTGGCCACCCTGCAGGATATGGCCATCGAAAAGAGCCGCACCAGGGTGCTGGTGGAGTCGATGACCAACGGCGTGCTGGTCATCGACACGGAGCGCCGGGTAGTCCTGATGAATCCGGCCCTGCGCCGCCTGGCGCGCTGGGACGAGGGCGAGGTGCTGGGCCGCGATCTGGAGGAGGCCCTGCCCTGCCCGGCGGTGGCCCAGGCCCTGAGTGAGGTGTTGGCCGGCCAGGGCGATCAGGACGGCCAGAGCGTGTCCTGCCAGATCACCCTGGGCCTGGCCGAAGAGCCCATGCACTTGCAGGTGACGTGCAGCCCGTTTTTGGACAGCCGCGGCCGACTGGTGGGCGCGCTGGCCGTTTTCGACGACGTGACGGCCCTGCGCCGGCTCGACGAGCTCAAAAGCGAATACGTCTCCACCGTGGCCCACGAGATCGCCAGCCCCCTGTCTTCGGTGCTGAGTCAGTTGCAGAACTTGAGCCAAGGGCTGGCCGGCGAACTCAACGAACGCCAGGGGCAGATCGTGCGCCGCGCTCGCCTGCGCATCGAGGGCATCATCAACCTCAGCAAGGATCTGCTCGATCTTTCCAAGATCGAGGCCGGGGCCATGGGCCAGGCCGAGGAGCGCCTGGCCGTGGGGCCGATCCTCGAGGAGGCGGTGGACATCATGCGGGCCAAGGCCGCCGACAAGGCCCAGAGCCTCACGCTGGAGATGGCCGCCGAGTTGCCACGCGTGGCCGGCGTGCAGCGTGAACTGCAAGAGGTGTTTGTCAACCTGATCAGCAACGCCGTTCGCTACACGCCGCAAGGCGGGCGCATCGATGTGCGGGCCACGGCGCAAGACGGCTGGGTGCGCGTCGATGTGAGCGACAACGGTTTTGGCGTCCCCATCGAAGATCAAGAAAAAATCTTTCAGCGTTTCTACCGCGTCAAGGACGCCAACACCCGCAATATCATCGGCACCGGCCTGGGCCTGCCCATCGTCAAGCGGGTGGTCGAGGCCATGGGCGGCAATGTGCGCCTGCGCAGCAAGCCCGGCCAGGGCAGCACATTCAGCGTGCTGCTGCCCGCCGTCGGCTGA
- a CDS encoding FAD-dependent oxidoreductase, which yields MSDATQKGRLETVLVIGGGIAGLKSALDLAESGRQVVVTDKAPNLGGYLPLLDRQFPTNDCQICYLSPDMAPAGFDIGIGVMPLTEVVGVSGQAGDFTVELTTKPRYIDTELCTACGECLKAAPEGAVSFTPGLDHRSTTCLRYPQAVPQAFAINIDKVGQDTSWIKCCEPGAIKLDQKPESVKLNVGSIIVATGAELFDPTPLSDYFGYGQFPDVVTSLEFERILSPAGPTCGAFARPSDGRRPTRIGWVQCVGSRTTKAPGNPYCSSICCMFAMKEAAWAKEHFASDLDATIFYMDIRPMGKDYEQYYQRMKNDVGVNFVRCRPHTVRRDEATNDLLLSYATEDGQQLEAALDMLVLATGFCASKEAVSTAQALGIELDKYNFVKVSDKAPVSTSREGVYACGMSTGPKDIPDSLMQASAAACLASAHLTPPEPVRYEKDLPPERDTASETPKIGVFVADFGGNMAKYVDLAKVMAAAKTMPNVCCVEEIKVSYAGGQGLTQMIDSIKASGVNRVVVVGNSPRTHGKIYAEAVRRAGLNRAMVEIANVRDQDALVHRDAPEAATHKAIMLVRMAVGRVKLAKPIYVHAQSLDKTALVVGGGVAGLTAALQLAKQGISVKLVERDKQLGGMALNLAHTLGGEPVRPIVEELVAQVQASDKIEVILDALVVDHKGCVGDFTTGVQSGPAMYYQQIKHGVTIIATGGKAYKPEGYFYGKNPAVMTQVELGVKLAAGQTDGLDTVVMIQCVGSRNDANPACGRICCRSAVLNALEIKRKKPEATVVVLYRDMRTPYDSEDNYRLARELGVLFARYEAGQPPKVADNGATMLVEFDDPILGRTVDVEATALVLSTPQVADEEGLEDLCDIFKLQQTETGFLLEEHVKVRPVDTPEPGVFAAGSVLAPKSIDEAITQGAAAAGRAITVLAQESVQVSGGVAKVVGEMCAACLVCVRACPIGVPFINADGYSQIDPEKCLGCGICAAECPAKAIQLQGYDDDQIMGQTDALLEGVL from the coding sequence ATGAGCGACGCAACACAAAAGGGCCGGTTGGAAACGGTCCTGGTCATAGGAGGCGGTATCGCCGGCCTGAAATCCGCGCTGGATCTAGCCGAATCCGGGCGTCAGGTCGTGGTCACCGATAAGGCCCCCAATTTGGGTGGCTATCTGCCTCTTCTCGACCGTCAGTTCCCAACCAATGACTGCCAGATCTGTTATCTGTCGCCGGACATGGCTCCGGCCGGCTTCGATATCGGCATCGGCGTCATGCCCCTGACCGAAGTGGTGGGCGTCAGCGGCCAGGCGGGAGACTTCACCGTCGAACTGACCACCAAGCCCCGCTACATCGACACCGAGCTGTGCACCGCCTGTGGCGAGTGTCTCAAGGCCGCGCCAGAGGGCGCGGTGAGCTTCACGCCCGGCCTGGATCACCGCAGCACCACCTGTCTGCGCTATCCCCAAGCCGTGCCCCAGGCCTTCGCCATCAACATCGACAAGGTCGGCCAAGACACCAGCTGGATCAAGTGTTGCGAGCCGGGGGCGATCAAGCTCGATCAAAAGCCCGAGAGCGTCAAGCTGAACGTGGGCTCGATCATCGTGGCCACCGGCGCCGAGCTGTTCGACCCTACCCCGCTGTCCGACTACTTCGGCTACGGTCAGTTCCCCGACGTGGTCACCAGCCTGGAGTTCGAGCGCATCCTCAGCCCCGCCGGCCCCACCTGCGGCGCCTTCGCGCGGCCCAGCGACGGCCGCCGACCCACGCGCATCGGCTGGGTGCAGTGCGTGGGCAGCCGCACCACCAAGGCGCCGGGCAATCCCTATTGCTCGAGCATCTGCTGCATGTTCGCCATGAAAGAAGCCGCGTGGGCCAAGGAGCACTTCGCCAGCGACCTAGACGCCACGATCTTCTACATGGACATCCGGCCCATGGGCAAGGATTACGAGCAGTATTACCAGCGGATGAAAAACGACGTCGGCGTCAACTTCGTGCGCTGCCGTCCCCACACCGTGCGTCGCGACGAGGCCACCAATGATCTGCTGCTGTCCTACGCCACCGAGGACGGCCAGCAGCTCGAGGCGGCCCTGGACATGCTGGTGCTGGCCACGGGTTTCTGCGCCTCCAAGGAGGCCGTGAGCACGGCCCAGGCCCTGGGCATCGAGCTGGACAAGTACAACTTCGTCAAGGTCAGCGACAAGGCCCCGGTCAGCACCAGCCGCGAGGGCGTCTACGCCTGCGGCATGAGCACCGGGCCCAAGGATATCCCCGATTCGCTGATGCAGGCCTCGGCGGCGGCCTGTCTGGCCAGCGCCCACCTCACCCCGCCCGAGCCCGTGCGCTATGAAAAAGACCTGCCGCCCGAGCGCGACACGGCCTCCGAGACGCCCAAGATCGGCGTGTTCGTGGCCGATTTCGGCGGCAACATGGCCAAGTACGTCGACCTGGCCAAGGTCATGGCCGCGGCCAAAACCATGCCCAACGTCTGCTGCGTCGAGGAGATCAAGGTCTCCTACGCCGGCGGCCAGGGCCTGACCCAGATGATCGACTCGATCAAGGCCAGCGGCGTCAACCGGGTGGTGGTGGTGGGCAACAGCCCCCGCACCCACGGCAAGATCTACGCCGAGGCCGTACGTCGCGCCGGTCTCAACCGGGCCATGGTCGAGATCGCCAACGTCCGCGATCAGGACGCCCTGGTCCACCGCGACGCCCCCGAGGCGGCCACTCACAAGGCGATCATGCTCGTGCGCATGGCCGTGGGCCGCGTCAAGCTGGCCAAGCCCATCTACGTCCACGCCCAGTCGCTGGACAAGACCGCGCTGGTGGTCGGCGGCGGCGTGGCCGGCCTGACCGCCGCCCTGCAACTGGCCAAGCAGGGCATTTCCGTCAAGCTGGTCGAACGCGACAAACAGTTGGGCGGCATGGCCCTGAATCTGGCCCACACCCTGGGCGGCGAGCCGGTGAGGCCCATCGTCGAGGAGTTGGTGGCCCAGGTCCAGGCCAGCGACAAGATCGAAGTGATCCTCGACGCCCTGGTCGTCGATCACAAAGGCTGCGTGGGCGACTTCACCACCGGCGTGCAGTCGGGCCCGGCCATGTACTACCAGCAGATCAAGCACGGCGTGACCATCATCGCCACCGGCGGCAAGGCCTACAAGCCCGAGGGCTATTTCTACGGCAAAAACCCGGCGGTGATGACCCAGGTCGAGCTGGGCGTCAAGCTGGCCGCTGGCCAGACCGACGGTCTGGACACGGTGGTGATGATCCAGTGCGTGGGTTCGCGCAACGACGCCAACCCGGCCTGCGGCCGCATCTGCTGCCGTTCGGCGGTGCTCAACGCCCTGGAGATCAAGCGCAAAAAGCCCGAGGCCACGGTGGTGGTGCTCTACCGCGACATGCGCACGCCCTATGATTCCGAGGACAACTACCGCCTGGCCCGCGAGCTGGGCGTGCTCTTCGCCCGCTACGAGGCCGGCCAGCCGCCCAAGGTGGCCGACAACGGCGCGACCATGCTGGTGGAGTTCGACGACCCGATTCTGGGCCGCACGGTGGACGTCGAGGCCACGGCCCTGGTGCTTTCCACCCCGCAGGTGGCCGACGAAGAGGGCCTGGAAGACCTCTGCGACATCTTCAAGTTGCAGCAGACCGAGACCGGCTTCCTGCTTGAAGAGCACGTCAAGGTCCGGCCCGTCGACACCCCCGAGCCCGGCGTGTTCGCCGCCGGTTCGGTGCTGGCCCCCAAGAGCATCGACGAGGCCATCACCCAGGGCGCGGCCGCGGCTGGCCGGGCCATCACTGTGCTGGCTCAGGAGAGCGTGCAGGTATCGGGCGGCGTGGCCAAAGTGGTCGGCGAGATGTGCGCGGCCTGTCTGGTCTGCGTGCGGGCCTGCCCCATCGGCGTGCCCTTCATCAACGCCGACGGCTATTCCCAGATCGACCCGGAGAAATGCCTGGGTTGCGGCATCTGCGCCGCCGAGTGTCCGGCCAAGGCCATCCAGTTGCAGGGCTATGACGACGACCAGATCATGGGCCAGACCGACGCCCTGCTGGAAGGAGTGCTCTAA
- a CDS encoding transketolase, whose translation MEYNADALNLATQKARLRLLKMHHDAQCGHLGCNLSCLDALITLYHVVMGGDDAFVLSKGHSAGALYVALWSIGRLSDADLDTFCRNGTRLPAHPTTDAPGVHFSTGSLGHGPSLAAGMALARRAKGQAGDVYCLCSDGEWQEGSCWEALIFSVHHRLDNLVILLDQNGLQAFGRTVDVASIADLSSRLAAFGASVATVDGHDPKAIAAGIARRESAKPHIVVLRTRKGNGLHFEGLVESHYLALSEEQFLAACADTTGGTIN comes from the coding sequence ATGGAATACAACGCCGACGCCCTCAATCTAGCCACGCAAAAGGCGCGGCTGCGCCTTTTGAAGATGCATCACGACGCCCAATGTGGTCATTTGGGCTGCAACCTCTCCTGTCTGGACGCCTTGATAACCCTGTATCACGTCGTGATGGGAGGCGATGACGCTTTTGTCTTGTCCAAGGGGCACTCCGCCGGGGCCTTGTACGTGGCGCTCTGGTCCATCGGGCGCCTGAGCGACGCCGATCTGGACACCTTTTGCCGCAACGGCACCAGGCTTCCGGCTCACCCCACCACCGACGCGCCTGGCGTGCACTTTTCCACGGGCAGCCTGGGGCACGGGCCTTCGTTGGCGGCGGGCATGGCCTTGGCCAGGCGGGCCAAGGGCCAGGCGGGCGACGTGTATTGCCTGTGCTCCGACGGCGAATGGCAAGAGGGCTCGTGTTGGGAGGCGCTGATCTTTTCGGTGCATCACCGTTTGGACAACCTCGTCATTCTTCTCGACCAAAACGGTCTGCAAGCCTTTGGCCGCACTGTCGATGTGGCCTCCATCGCCGATCTTTCCTCGCGCCTGGCCGCTTTCGGCGCCTCCGTGGCCACGGTGGACGGCCACGACCCCAAAGCCATCGCCGCGGGTATCGCGCGGCGGGAAAGCGCCAAGCCGCACATCGTCGTCTTGCGCACGCGCAAGGGCAATGGCTTGCACTTCGAGGGCCTGGTTGAATCCCATTATTTGGCCTTGAGCGAGGAACAATTCCTGGCCGCCTGCGCCGACACAACGGGCGGAACGATAAATTGA